A region from the Mycobacterium heidelbergense genome encodes:
- a CDS encoding LLM class F420-dependent oxidoreductase: protein MRIGVVFPQTEIGGDPAAVRAYGQRVEELGFAHILAYDHVVGADPEVHQGWQGPYNIDSTFHEPFVVFGYLAALTSLELVTGVIILPQRQSVLVAKQAAEVDLLTGGRFRLGIGLGWNAVEYEALGEEFTNRGRRSEEQVEVMRKLWTERSVTFDGKYHAVTGAGLAPLPTQRPIPVWFGAASDRAYERAGRLGDGWFPMMEPGPGLDYARAQVTRAAVAAGRNPDSLGMEGRVNWTGDPDKVAADIAAWEAAGATHLSVNTMNASLATVDDHLTALERVAASLR from the coding sequence ATGCGCATTGGAGTTGTGTTCCCCCAAACCGAAATCGGCGGAGACCCCGCAGCCGTACGCGCCTACGGGCAGCGCGTCGAAGAACTGGGATTCGCCCACATCCTCGCTTACGACCACGTCGTGGGCGCCGACCCGGAGGTGCACCAGGGCTGGCAGGGTCCGTACAACATCGACTCGACTTTCCATGAGCCGTTCGTGGTGTTCGGCTACCTGGCCGCGCTCACTTCGCTCGAACTCGTCACCGGCGTCATCATCCTCCCGCAACGGCAGTCGGTGTTGGTGGCCAAGCAGGCCGCCGAGGTCGATCTGCTCACCGGCGGGCGGTTCCGGCTCGGTATCGGGCTCGGCTGGAACGCCGTCGAGTACGAGGCGCTCGGCGAGGAGTTCACCAACCGCGGCAGGCGCTCGGAGGAGCAGGTCGAGGTGATGCGCAAGCTGTGGACCGAACGCTCGGTCACCTTCGACGGGAAGTATCACGCGGTGACCGGGGCGGGCCTGGCGCCGCTGCCGACCCAGCGACCGATCCCGGTGTGGTTCGGCGCGGCGTCCGATCGCGCCTACGAACGCGCCGGGCGGCTCGGCGACGGCTGGTTTCCGATGATGGAACCCGGACCCGGCCTCGACTATGCGCGCGCGCAGGTGACGCGCGCCGCGGTGGCCGCGGGGCGGAACCCCGACAGCCTCGGCATGGAAGGCCGGGTCAACTGGACCGGCGACCCCGACAAGGTCGCCGCCGATATCGCCGCCTGGGAAGCCGCCGGGGCCACACACCTATCGGTGAACACCATGAACGCCAGCCTCGCGACTGTCGACGACCACCTGACCGCGTTGGAGCGCGTCGCCGCCAGCCTGAGGTAG
- a CDS encoding type II toxin-antitoxin system HipA family toxin codes for MARKALNVWLHGVHLARLSEPSRFRLRLEFTEEALDVFGDGSRALSLALPVSRRPVLDRRSGSGQVSAFVKGLLPEGNLRRHVATEAGVSVTDTMRLLEQVGAECAGAVQFLTEGVLPDAGHARRLTKQEVDSLVADLPIHHLPGGATVQASLAGIQDKVLLVALPDGGWGWPEAGAASTHIIKPEPLGGAVKHLVQK; via the coding sequence ATGGCGCGTAAGGCGCTCAATGTTTGGTTGCACGGTGTTCACCTCGCCAGGCTAAGTGAGCCAAGCCGGTTTCGTCTGCGCTTGGAATTCACTGAGGAGGCGCTCGATGTCTTCGGCGACGGAAGTAGGGCCCTGTCTCTGGCGTTGCCGGTCTCACGTCGGCCTGTCCTGGATCGGCGCAGTGGGTCGGGGCAGGTATCGGCGTTCGTGAAAGGTCTTCTGCCAGAGGGCAACCTGCGCCGCCACGTCGCTACCGAGGCCGGTGTGTCGGTCACCGACACGATGAGGTTATTGGAACAGGTGGGTGCGGAATGTGCCGGCGCTGTTCAGTTTCTCACCGAGGGTGTGCTGCCGGATGCCGGTCATGCTCGTCGGTTGACTAAGCAGGAAGTCGACAGCCTCGTCGCGGACTTGCCGATCCACCACCTGCCCGGCGGCGCCACGGTCCAGGCGTCGCTGGCCGGCATTCAGGACAAAGTGCTCTTGGTGGCGCTGCCCGACGGCGGCTGGGGCTGGCCGGAAGCCGGTGCGGCCTCGACGCACATCATCAAGCCCGAGCCACTCGGCGGTGCAGTGAAACACCTTGTCCAGAAGTAG
- a CDS encoding aminotransferase class I/II-fold pyridoxal phosphate-dependent enzyme, which produces MTEHLRAYNSLWQVRNDSWCRLEEAADRLTRPTTAGALKEQCLSTCRELLARLSTVEPYWAYPGSPQFALVQRLFAAGSYEKFAQAVGRINRALTTESYRSGDVDNAGADELDMFPSDPRQLEHQTATPADRPYFEVLVVEKMTEAQERALRNEVRKWRRSDDEFVYELVVVSSGDEALIAARLNVNLQAVVIRRRFSHQSTRDLSTLAEFVDTAVSDELGDHQSPEERAQILATSLATLRPELDLYLMTEIEVEDIAGRLGQYFRRVFHAREGMLELHLSILQGVAARYRTPFFSALKQYSHRPTGVFHALPISQGKSIVNSHWIKDMVGFYGLDVFMAETSATCGGLDSLLEPTGPLREAQQLASQAYGSRHTYFVTNGTSTANKIVTQALVAPGDIVLLDRNCHQSHHYGMMLAGANVVYLEAYPLNDYSMYGAVPLREIKSKLLALKRAGKLDRVKMMSLTNCTFDGIVYDVERVMEECLAIKPDLVFLWDEAWFAFARFHPVYRTRTAMASARALRERLQNPDYRRRYEEHFAAGAAESLSDDDLLDRRLMPDPARARVRVYATQSTHKTLTALRQGSMIHVFDQDFDQKVAEPFHEAYMAHTSTSPNYQILASLDLGRRQVALEGVELVQRQIENAMQLRDAIDNHPLLSKYMRCLRTSDLIPERFRPSAIAQPLRSGLRNMMAAWDQDEFVLDPSRITLFIGQTGYDGDTFKRQQLMDRYGIQINKTSRNSVLFMTNIGTTRSSVAFLVEVLVNIAGELDQNISEMSVGEREHFARAVYRLTEMSLPLPDFSGFHPAFLDHSGSEPTPEGDVRRGFYLSYDDTNCEYLTGEQIDERLEAGVDVVSATFVTPYPPGFPVLVPGQVFSRGILQFMRDLDTPEIHGYLPEFGYRVYTEKAIEMVGETVGLAPNGNRPTERAAAPTPQKTSRKKQAKREGANGEGDALEAGAEQHPGDAVHTG; this is translated from the coding sequence ATGACAGAACACTTGCGCGCCTACAACAGTCTGTGGCAGGTCCGCAACGACTCGTGGTGCCGCTTGGAGGAAGCCGCCGATCGGCTGACGCGCCCCACCACCGCGGGGGCGCTGAAAGAACAATGCCTGAGCACGTGCCGGGAGCTGCTGGCCCGCCTCAGCACGGTCGAGCCCTACTGGGCCTATCCCGGCTCTCCCCAATTCGCGCTCGTTCAACGGCTTTTCGCCGCCGGCAGCTATGAAAAGTTCGCGCAGGCGGTGGGGCGGATCAACCGCGCGCTGACCACCGAGTCGTATCGCTCGGGGGACGTGGACAACGCCGGCGCCGACGAGCTGGACATGTTCCCGTCCGATCCGCGCCAGCTCGAGCATCAGACGGCGACGCCGGCCGACCGCCCCTATTTCGAAGTCCTCGTCGTCGAAAAGATGACCGAAGCCCAAGAGCGGGCGCTGCGCAACGAGGTGCGGAAATGGCGCCGCTCCGACGACGAATTCGTCTACGAACTCGTCGTGGTGTCCAGCGGAGACGAGGCCCTCATCGCCGCACGACTGAACGTCAACCTGCAGGCGGTGGTGATCCGGCGGCGCTTTTCGCACCAATCGACCCGGGACCTGTCGACCCTGGCGGAGTTCGTCGACACGGCGGTGTCGGACGAGTTGGGCGATCACCAGTCGCCCGAAGAACGCGCCCAGATCCTGGCGACTTCCCTGGCGACGCTGCGGCCCGAGCTCGACCTCTACCTCATGACCGAAATCGAGGTGGAAGACATCGCCGGGCGCCTCGGCCAGTACTTCCGCAGGGTGTTTCACGCTCGGGAAGGCATGCTCGAACTTCACCTGTCGATCCTGCAGGGGGTGGCGGCGCGCTACCGCACCCCGTTCTTCAGCGCGCTCAAGCAGTACAGCCACCGGCCCACGGGTGTCTTTCACGCCCTGCCGATTTCGCAGGGCAAGTCGATCGTCAACTCGCACTGGATCAAGGACATGGTGGGCTTCTACGGCCTGGACGTGTTCATGGCCGAGACGTCGGCGACGTGCGGCGGTCTTGACTCACTGCTCGAGCCGACCGGGCCGCTGCGCGAAGCGCAACAGCTGGCCTCGCAGGCCTACGGGTCGCGCCACACGTACTTCGTCACCAACGGGACGTCGACGGCGAACAAGATCGTCACCCAGGCGTTGGTGGCGCCGGGCGACATCGTGCTGCTCGACCGCAACTGCCATCAGTCGCACCACTACGGGATGATGCTGGCGGGTGCGAATGTCGTTTACCTGGAAGCCTATCCGCTCAACGACTACTCGATGTACGGCGCGGTGCCGCTGCGCGAGATCAAGTCAAAGCTGTTGGCACTCAAGCGCGCCGGCAAGCTCGACCGCGTCAAGATGATGTCGCTGACCAACTGCACCTTCGACGGCATCGTCTACGATGTCGAGCGGGTCATGGAGGAGTGCCTCGCCATCAAGCCCGACCTGGTGTTCTTATGGGACGAGGCCTGGTTCGCGTTCGCGCGGTTCCACCCCGTCTATCGGACTCGCACCGCGATGGCCTCGGCGCGGGCGTTGCGGGAGCGGCTGCAAAACCCCGACTACCGGCGCCGCTACGAGGAGCACTTCGCCGCCGGTGCCGCCGAATCGCTAAGCGACGACGACCTTTTGGACCGTCGCCTGATGCCCGACCCGGCCAGGGCCCGGGTGCGGGTGTATGCCACCCAGTCGACGCACAAGACGCTGACCGCGCTGCGGCAGGGATCGATGATCCACGTCTTCGACCAGGACTTCGACCAGAAAGTGGCGGAGCCGTTCCACGAGGCGTACATGGCGCACACCTCGACCTCGCCGAACTACCAGATCCTCGCGTCCCTGGACCTCGGCCGCCGGCAGGTGGCGCTGGAAGGCGTCGAGCTGGTGCAGCGCCAGATCGAGAACGCGATGCAACTGCGCGACGCGATCGACAACCATCCGCTGCTCAGCAAGTACATGAGATGCCTTCGCACGTCCGATTTGATCCCCGAGCGCTTCCGGCCCTCGGCCATCGCCCAGCCCCTCCGCTCGGGGCTGCGCAACATGATGGCGGCCTGGGATCAGGACGAGTTCGTGCTCGATCCGTCGAGGATCACCCTGTTCATCGGGCAGACGGGTTATGACGGGGACACGTTCAAACGCCAGCAGCTGATGGACCGCTACGGAATCCAGATCAACAAGACGTCACGCAACAGCGTGCTGTTCATGACCAACATCGGCACCACCCGCAGCTCCGTCGCCTTCCTGGTGGAAGTCCTGGTCAACATCGCCGGTGAGCTCGACCAAAACATTTCCGAGATGAGCGTCGGCGAGCGCGAACACTTCGCGCGGGCCGTCTATCGGCTTACCGAAATGTCGCTGCCCCTCCCCGATTTCAGCGGCTTTCACCCCGCATTCCTGGATCACAGCGGAAGCGAGCCGACGCCGGAAGGGGATGTCCGCCGAGGGTTCTACCTCTCCTACGACGACACCAATTGCGAATACCTCACCGGTGAGCAGATTGACGAACGGCTGGAGGCGGGGGTCGACGTCGTGTCGGCGACGTTCGTGACGCCCTACCCTCCAGGATTTCCGGTCCTGGTGCCCGGCCAGGTGTTCAGCCGCGGGATACTGCAATTCATGCGCGACCTCGATACACCCGAGATCCACGGCTACTTACCGGAATTCGGCTACCGCGTGTACACCGAGAAGGCCATCGAGATGGTCGGCGAGACCGTCGGGTTGGCACCCAACGGAAACCGCCCCACGGAGCGCGCGGCGGCGCCAACGCCACAGAAAACGTCGAGGAAGAAGCAGGCCAAGCGCGAAGGGGCCAACGGCGAGGGCGACGCCCTCGAGGCCGGCGCCGAACAGCACCCCGGCGACGCGGTGCACACCGGCTGA
- a CDS encoding helix-turn-helix domain-containing protein gives MYDTAELGEYVRRARQDKGFHQDELADRIGVTRMTISRLERGESVSVDTALRALSECGIALALVPKFSRVAVLDGA, from the coding sequence GTGTACGACACCGCCGAACTCGGCGAATACGTTCGGCGCGCACGCCAGGACAAGGGCTTCCACCAGGATGAGCTCGCTGATCGCATCGGCGTCACCCGTATGACCATCTCCCGCCTCGAGCGGGGCGAATCCGTCAGCGTCGACACCGCGCTGCGTGCGCTGTCGGAGTGCGGCATCGCGCTCGCGCTGGTGCCGAAGTTTTCCCGTGTGGCGGTGCTCGATGGCGCGTAA
- a CDS encoding SCO6745 family protein, producing the protein MKRTTDSASIHSLTRQLRALVEPILGVVFQAPEARAGALGLDPLAWYMAGRAAALGPVRPAAAAAVFATFNPALVERALTGVWDRVAIDAVLDARLASACRLLERVVGHDESRLARANELLRPISTAGQVFGAPLYAGLKSLEWPQSEVGILWRCCDLIREHRGDVHNAAWRAAGLDPVEINVLSEAWRGVEYGTVSVKQMGWSHGAMGRALERLESAELIKDGVITTAGRALREDIELTTSLQQTELAESSGGCAGELFELITPWAEQCSKSAVTYWE; encoded by the coding sequence ATGAAGCGCACGACAGACAGCGCCTCGATTCACTCGCTGACGCGCCAACTGCGCGCCCTGGTCGAGCCGATCCTCGGCGTGGTTTTCCAGGCGCCGGAAGCCCGCGCCGGAGCGCTGGGGTTAGACCCGTTGGCGTGGTACATGGCGGGCCGGGCCGCGGCGCTTGGACCGGTGCGACCGGCCGCTGCCGCCGCCGTGTTTGCAACCTTCAATCCTGCCCTAGTGGAGCGAGCCTTGACGGGCGTGTGGGACCGGGTGGCGATCGACGCGGTGCTCGACGCGCGCCTGGCCAGCGCGTGCCGGCTCCTGGAACGCGTTGTGGGCCATGACGAATCGCGGCTGGCGCGCGCAAACGAGCTGTTGCGACCGATTTCGACCGCCGGACAGGTGTTCGGCGCCCCGCTGTACGCCGGCCTTAAATCGCTGGAGTGGCCGCAATCAGAGGTGGGGATCCTCTGGCGCTGCTGCGATCTGATCCGCGAACACCGCGGCGATGTGCACAATGCGGCGTGGCGGGCGGCCGGCCTGGACCCGGTGGAAATCAACGTGCTGTCCGAAGCGTGGCGGGGCGTCGAGTACGGCACGGTTTCGGTGAAACAAATGGGTTGGTCACACGGTGCGATGGGGCGCGCGCTCGAACGGCTCGAGTCGGCCGAGCTGATCAAGGACGGGGTCATCACCACGGCCGGCCGCGCTCTGCGCGAGGACATCGAACTCACGACATCGCTGCAGCAGACCGAGTTGGCGGAGTCGTCAGGGGGCTGCGCGGGCGAACTCTTCGAGCTGATTACCCCGTGGGCCGAGCAGTGCAGCAAGTCGGCGGTCACATATTGGGAGTAG
- a CDS encoding GGDEF domain-containing protein — protein MRSLGSDGRSLVSWWQQADHFDWLSAYLATQDLQGLVRRTVATATVLLSANTIGMQWSPAGSWRPVGMAAALGAAAACLATAVLWARRWPNRRQSVCYVAISDGGIAIACLSYRNALLGLAGCVTFAVLGGYIAFFHRPRILAAHLAVALGTAATLAVVQGIRSGDWVAAVGTFSVVAVAVLAVPMATQVLVHRLAIDVAFSDVDPLCGLLNRRGFYRRTGELLGGGTRAAQQYLAVTMVDLDQFKRLNDALGHAVGDRALVAVSDILRRHHDGAVVARIGGEEFLVAELADHADGEESAERVRRAIADTPFGITASIGVVSARVPLGSIPPARDVIDELICCADTAMYDAKRCGGNQIRYRQASLGGWPHSGPAITDRGRNHDAP, from the coding sequence ATGCGGAGCCTTGGCAGCGACGGGCGATCACTGGTCTCCTGGTGGCAGCAGGCCGATCACTTCGACTGGCTGTCTGCTTATCTAGCGACACAAGATCTGCAGGGCCTCGTTCGCCGAACGGTGGCCACCGCCACCGTTCTTCTGAGCGCGAACACTATCGGCATGCAGTGGAGTCCCGCTGGCTCGTGGCGGCCTGTCGGGATGGCCGCGGCGCTGGGCGCGGCCGCGGCGTGCCTGGCGACCGCGGTGCTGTGGGCGCGCCGATGGCCGAACCGCCGGCAATCTGTGTGTTACGTAGCGATCTCCGACGGCGGCATCGCGATCGCGTGCCTGAGCTATCGCAATGCGTTGCTCGGTCTGGCCGGATGCGTCACCTTCGCCGTGCTCGGTGGCTATATCGCGTTCTTCCACAGGCCGCGGATCCTGGCCGCACACTTGGCGGTGGCGCTGGGCACCGCTGCCACACTCGCTGTGGTGCAGGGGATTAGGAGCGGTGACTGGGTGGCGGCCGTGGGCACCTTCTCGGTGGTCGCGGTCGCCGTGCTGGCCGTGCCGATGGCCACCCAGGTGCTCGTCCACCGGTTGGCCATCGATGTCGCCTTCTCCGACGTGGATCCGCTGTGTGGGTTATTGAACCGGCGCGGATTCTATCGGCGCACCGGTGAACTGCTCGGCGGCGGGACACGCGCCGCCCAGCAGTACCTGGCGGTCACCATGGTCGACCTGGATCAGTTCAAACGGCTTAACGACGCTCTCGGTCATGCGGTCGGTGACCGCGCGTTGGTTGCCGTCAGCGATATCCTTCGACGCCATCACGACGGCGCGGTCGTGGCACGCATCGGCGGTGAGGAGTTCCTCGTCGCCGAACTTGCCGACCACGCGGACGGGGAAGAATCCGCTGAGCGGGTGCGGCGCGCCATCGCCGATACCCCATTCGGTATCACCGCCAGCATCGGAGTCGTCAGCGCGCGGGTGCCTTTGGGATCGATCCCACCTGCCCGCGATGTCATCGACGAGCTGATTTGCTGCGCCGACACCGCCATGTATGACGCAAAACGTTGCGGTGGCAACCAAATTCGATATCGACAGGCCTCGCTGGGCGGCTGGCCTCACAGCGGCCCGGCAATCACAGACCGGGGCCGGAATCACGACGCACCCTGA
- a CDS encoding GGDEF domain-containing protein: protein MRGASVVISVLGFAGATLWLLRWPTRRQSILFLLGAIAAVAIICMGLSNPYTGLMGCTTFAILGGFIAYFHTGYYVLVNFAAATVCAVILAHQFVEATGDIALASAGLITVMALNIGVPFGIQSLVHALRTDLRSSDRDSLTGLHNRRSFYTAVYELMTHRDRFAAKCLVIAVIDLDNFKRVNDTLGHAVGDRVLVAVATALQENCRPTAVISRIGGEEFVIVDTDATPNPVAMAERLRAAIAEIPFEITASIGTSGVAFDASPPDMQLIEDLISTSDAAMYEAKRAGGNRVCHHPALVPPGAR from the coding sequence TTGAGGGGCGCGTCCGTCGTCATATCGGTGTTGGGATTCGCGGGCGCAACCCTCTGGCTGCTGCGCTGGCCCACCCGACGGCAGTCGATCCTATTTTTGCTGGGAGCAATCGCCGCCGTCGCCATAATCTGCATGGGATTGTCGAACCCCTACACGGGGCTAATGGGATGCACGACCTTTGCGATCCTCGGCGGTTTCATCGCGTACTTCCACACCGGCTATTACGTGCTTGTCAACTTCGCCGCGGCCACCGTCTGCGCGGTTATCCTTGCGCATCAATTCGTCGAGGCCACGGGTGACATCGCCCTGGCCAGCGCCGGCCTCATCACCGTGATGGCACTGAACATCGGCGTGCCGTTCGGGATCCAATCGTTGGTGCATGCGCTGCGAACCGACCTTCGAAGTTCCGACCGGGATTCGCTCACCGGCCTGCACAACCGGCGCTCCTTCTACACCGCGGTGTATGAGCTAATGACGCATCGCGATCGCTTCGCGGCAAAGTGCTTGGTGATCGCGGTGATCGACCTGGACAACTTCAAGCGAGTCAACGACACCCTGGGGCACGCCGTCGGCGACCGGGTCCTGGTCGCCGTCGCCACGGCCCTTCAGGAGAACTGCCGTCCCACGGCCGTGATCAGTCGCATCGGGGGAGAGGAGTTCGTGATCGTCGACACCGACGCCACACCCAACCCCGTGGCGATGGCCGAACGACTTCGCGCGGCGATAGCTGAGATTCCCTTCGAGATCACCGCAAGCATCGGAACCTCCGGGGTCGCGTTCGACGCCTCCCCGCCCGATATGCAACTCATCGAGGACCTGATCAGCACTTCCGACGCCGCCATGTACGAGGCCAAACGCGCTGGGGGCAATCGGGTTTGCCACCATCCCGCGCTGGTGCCTCCGGGGGCAAGGTAG
- a CDS encoding GGDEF domain-containing protein, translated as MSRLKAWWSQPDEYDRITAFLRQHGMLRPARIFLAVLAGSSALVPLTILPSQYRPNPVEVILGGVAATFTIAVTVLWLTHWPTRRQSRAGVVIGVLCVGGWSLVQPTAALAALACTAMAVTGGYIAVFHSPRLLLFNATVAVVVATAAALRLVHEVNMATAVSALWINAFLNLSVPLGIWGVSRAMRMYAQRSEEDVLTGLLNRRAFTDGVGSRLANPSPGHTHLAVLMVDLDNFKHINDTHGHSTGDRALREVAELLRENAPADAVICRAGGEEFLVALTSSTPDVRALAARLCTAFAGLSPRVTASIGTASARLDPLTRPDVARLVDELIMIADSAMYAAKRSGGNQACHSARM; from the coding sequence ATGTCACGCCTGAAGGCTTGGTGGAGCCAACCCGACGAGTACGACCGGATCACCGCGTTCCTGCGCCAACACGGAATGCTGCGTCCGGCGCGGATATTTTTGGCCGTCCTCGCCGGCTCGTCGGCATTGGTCCCACTAACCATATTGCCGAGCCAATACCGGCCCAATCCCGTCGAAGTGATCCTCGGTGGAGTTGCCGCCACGTTCACCATCGCCGTCACCGTGTTGTGGTTGACGCACTGGCCCACCCGTCGACAATCGCGGGCCGGTGTGGTCATCGGCGTGCTGTGTGTCGGCGGGTGGAGTCTGGTCCAGCCAACTGCGGCACTTGCCGCCCTGGCGTGTACCGCCATGGCCGTCACCGGCGGCTACATCGCGGTTTTCCACAGCCCGCGGCTCCTCCTTTTCAACGCCACAGTGGCGGTGGTGGTCGCCACCGCGGCGGCGTTGCGGCTGGTTCATGAAGTCAACATGGCCACGGCGGTGTCGGCATTATGGATAAACGCGTTTCTCAATTTGTCTGTACCCCTTGGAATTTGGGGTGTATCACGAGCCATGAGAATGTATGCTCAGCGCTCCGAAGAGGACGTCCTCACCGGCCTGCTGAACCGGCGGGCATTCACCGACGGGGTCGGTAGCCGCTTGGCGAATCCGTCGCCGGGGCACACCCATCTGGCGGTGCTGATGGTCGACCTCGACAACTTCAAGCACATCAACGACACCCACGGTCATTCAACCGGTGACCGCGCCCTGCGGGAGGTGGCTGAGCTGCTGCGCGAGAATGCTCCCGCCGACGCGGTGATCTGCCGCGCCGGCGGCGAGGAGTTCTTGGTCGCGTTGACGTCCTCGACCCCAGACGTGAGAGCGTTGGCCGCGCGGTTGTGCACGGCCTTCGCGGGGCTCTCCCCGAGAGTCACGGCCAGCATCGGCACCGCAAGCGCCAGGCTGGACCCACTAACCCGGCCCGACGTCGCCCGCCTGGTTGACGAACTCATCATGATCGCCGACAGTGCGATGTATGCCGCCAAACGAAGCGGCGGAAACCAGGCTTGCCACAGCGCGAGGATGTAG
- a CDS encoding DMT family transporter gives MDKVDIAALLALGAALCVAIGDVLQQRATHRITDTSVGLIELFARLLRNPRWRWGALMIVASIVFQAAALNQGSVLLVQALLVLSLLFALPIGARLSRRRVTGREWVWAVLLTAAVTVIVTVGNPQPGQSRASLHTWAAVAAVLVPLLLGCVVAARIWGGALAAVLFAFVSGSLWGVFAVLTKGVVSALGDGVGAAARTPELYAWLAVALAGFAWEQSAFRAGALTASMPTLQVAQPVVAAALGVVVLGETLNTGRAGMIALAAAALLMAAATVELARGDAVDTHNKVEAQLPDVVGEPA, from the coding sequence ATGGACAAGGTGGATATCGCCGCGCTGCTCGCGCTGGGCGCTGCGCTGTGCGTCGCCATCGGCGACGTGCTTCAGCAACGTGCGACACACCGGATCACCGACACGTCGGTCGGCCTCATCGAATTGTTCGCGAGGCTGCTCCGCAATCCACGGTGGCGGTGGGGTGCCCTGATGATCGTGGCGAGCATCGTCTTTCAGGCGGCCGCCCTGAACCAGGGTTCGGTGCTGCTGGTGCAGGCGTTGCTTGTGCTGTCGCTGCTGTTCGCGCTGCCGATCGGTGCGAGGTTGTCCCGCCGCAGGGTGACCGGCCGGGAATGGGTCTGGGCCGTCTTGCTGACCGCGGCGGTGACCGTGATCGTCACGGTCGGCAACCCGCAGCCCGGCCAGTCGCGCGCATCGCTGCATACCTGGGCCGCGGTGGCGGCGGTGCTCGTGCCGCTGCTGCTCGGCTGCGTCGTGGCCGCCCGGATCTGGGGCGGCGCCCTGGCCGCGGTGTTGTTCGCGTTCGTGTCGGGTTCGCTGTGGGGGGTCTTCGCGGTCCTCACCAAAGGGGTCGTCTCCGCGCTCGGCGACGGCGTGGGGGCGGCCGCGCGGACACCCGAGTTGTATGCGTGGCTGGCGGTCGCGCTCGCGGGTTTCGCGTGGGAACAGTCGGCTTTCCGGGCCGGTGCCCTGACCGCGTCCATGCCGACCCTGCAGGTCGCCCAGCCGGTGGTGGCGGCGGCGCTGGGTGTGGTCGTCCTCGGTGAGACGCTGAATACCGGCCGCGCCGGGATGATCGCCCTGGCGGCGGCCGCGCTGCTGATGGCGGCGGCCACCGTCGAACTCGCGCGCGGCGACGCCGTCGATACACACAACAAGGTCGAGGCGCAACTCCCTGACGTCGTCGGCGAACCGGCGTAG
- a CDS encoding cyclopropane mycolic acid synthase family methyltransferase, which produces MTEKRSETVGLEPHFEDVQAHYDLSDDFFRIFLDPTRTYSCAYFERDDMTLEEAQIAKIELSLGKLGLQPGMTLLDIGCGWGATITRALERYDVNVVGLTLSRNQQAHAQQRLDGHPSARAKRVLLQGWEQFGEKVDRIVSIGAFEHFGRDRYTDFFKMAYEALPVDGAMLLHTIIKPSEEEFAERGLPITMTKLRFMKFIMDEIFPGGDLPNAKVVEEHAERAGFTVKRVQPLRLHYARTLDTWAAALESRRDEAVAVQSQEVYDRYMKYLTGCADLFREGYTDVAQFTLAKG; this is translated from the coding sequence TTGACCGAGAAACGTAGCGAAACGGTCGGACTGGAGCCGCATTTCGAGGACGTGCAGGCGCACTACGACCTGTCCGACGACTTCTTCCGGATCTTCCTCGATCCGACACGGACCTATAGCTGTGCCTACTTCGAGCGCGACGACATGACGCTCGAGGAGGCCCAGATCGCCAAGATCGAACTCTCGCTGGGCAAGCTCGGGCTGCAACCGGGGATGACGCTGCTCGACATCGGGTGCGGCTGGGGCGCCACGATCACCCGCGCGCTCGAGCGCTACGACGTCAACGTGGTCGGCCTGACGCTGAGCCGCAATCAGCAGGCCCACGCACAGCAGCGGCTGGACGGCCATCCCAGCGCGCGAGCCAAACGCGTGCTACTGCAAGGCTGGGAGCAGTTCGGCGAAAAGGTGGATCGCATCGTGTCGATCGGCGCCTTTGAGCACTTTGGGCGCGACCGCTACACCGACTTCTTCAAGATGGCCTACGAGGCGCTTCCCGTCGACGGCGCAATGCTGCTGCACACCATCATCAAGCCGAGCGAAGAGGAGTTCGCCGAGCGAGGCCTGCCCATCACCATGACCAAGCTGCGGTTCATGAAGTTCATCATGGACGAAATCTTTCCGGGCGGCGATCTCCCCAACGCCAAGGTCGTCGAGGAGCATGCCGAGCGTGCGGGCTTCACCGTCAAGCGGGTCCAGCCGCTGCGCCTGCACTACGCCCGTACCCTCGACACGTGGGCGGCCGCCCTCGAGTCGCGCCGGGACGAGGCCGTCGCGGTTCAGTCGCAAGAGGTCTACGACCGGTACATGAAGTACCTCACCGGTTGCGCCGACCTTTTCCGCGAGGGCTACACCGACGTCGCGCAGTTCACCCTCGCCAAGGGCTAA